A region of Lycium barbarum isolate Lr01 chromosome 3, ASM1917538v2, whole genome shotgun sequence DNA encodes the following proteins:
- the LOC132629756 gene encoding uncharacterized protein LOC132629756, translated as MSTSKSSFHPAFAVSNIRNHIPVVLEMENAQYGTWAELFRIHAISHRVIHHIIAPEKGKQAAPPSVDEKELWSTLDATVLQWIYSTISNDLLTTILEPGATTMEAWDRLRDIFQDHQNSRVVMLEQEFSTTRMEDFPNESAYCQRLKTIYDQLKNVGAPVSNSRLVLQLVSGLTDAFKGVGTQIRHSKPLPPFTETRSSLVLEEREQAMQAAHSTPSAMVAATGGEGSTSFFDNTHSSDHAVNNRGKNNNNKGCNSGRRNGVGRGNAGDKGSRGGSRGPNGGNHQPPPGSWPRHPSPQPWQLPNYAWG; from the coding sequence ATGTCCACCTCTAAATCATCCTTCCACCCCGCTTTCGCCGTTTCCAACATCCGTAATCACATTCCTGTGGTTCTTGAAATGGAGAATGCACAATACGGCACATGGGCGGAATTGTTTAGAATCCACGCCATATCCCATAGGGTCATACACCATATCATCGCACCAGAGAAAGGGAAGCAGGCAGCCCCTCCCTCCGTTGACGAAAAAGAACTTTGGTCGACCCTTGATGCGACTGTGCTCCAGTGGATTTATTCCACGATTTCGAATGACCTCCTTACTACTATTCTTGAACCTGGAGCAACGACCATGGAAGCCTGGGATCGCTTGCGTGACATCTTCCAGGACCATCAAAACTCCCGTGTCGTTATGCTCGAACAAGAGTTTTCCACAACTAGGATGGAAGACTTCCCGAACGAGTCTGCGTATTGTCAAAGGCTAAAGACCATTTACGATCAGTTAAAAAATGTGGGGGCTCCGGTTTCCAATTCCCGCCTTGTTCTTCAGCTTGTTTCGGGTCTCACCGACGCATTCAAGGGTGTGGGAACGCAGATTCGTCACAGCAAACCATTGCCTCCTTTCACCGAGACGCGCTCCTCACTCGTTCTGGAGGAACGAGAACAGGCGATGCAGGCGGCCCACTCTACTCCTTCGGCGATGGTGGCTGCCACAGGTGGTGAGGGTTCGACTTCTTTTTTTGATAATACTCATTCGTCTGATCATGCTGTGAATAACAGGggaaaaaataacaacaacaaaggcTGCAATTCTGGCCGTCGGAACGGCGTTGGCCGTGGAAACGCTGGCGACAAAGGCAGCCGTGGAGGTAGCCGAGGTCCCAACGGCGGAAATCACCAGCCACCGCCAGGCAGCTGGCCGCGTCACCCGTCTCCTCAGCCGTGGCAGCTTCCAAATTATGCTTGGGGATAG